A stretch of the Uranotaenia lowii strain MFRU-FL chromosome 3, ASM2978415v1, whole genome shotgun sequence genome encodes the following:
- the LOC129751648 gene encoding retinol dehydrogenase 11-like isoform X1, protein MFITNATNEDLMGSVISVDICRENNVHWAPLGFIIIRSSNGDRKLLNFDIILFCFYFRKYFQGGQFKNKDIRLEPKVVIITGANSGIGKETAIECAKRGAWVYMGCRDVNRMEKARQEILDASGSQNVFALELDLASFESIRKFVRTFLSMERRLHVLINNAGVMACPKDYTKDGFELHFGTNHLGHFLLTNLLLDILKKTAPSRIITVASLGHKWGRIDKDDINSEKDYDKWAAYTQSKLCNVLFSRHLAKRLRGTGVHTYCVHPGTVDTELLRYFNKCLRIFLKPLMWIFFKSPKSGAQTTLFCAMEPSIASHTGKYYSDCKLKEPEPHGKDDAMAEWLWNISEKLTGLGHNNSSSHHHLQPHHGAHSKKKETVS, encoded by the exons ATGTTTATCACCAATGCCACTAACGAAGATTTAATGGGTTCGGTCATTAGTGTTGATATCTGTCGCGAGAATAATGTCCATTGGGCGCCCTTGGGATTTATCATTATTAGATCTTCAAACGGAGATCGAAAGCTGCtgaattttgatattattctattttgtttttatttcagaaaatactTTCAAGGTGGCCAGTTTAAAAACAAAGACATTCGATTAGAGCCCAAAGTTGTCATCATCACAGGTGCCAACTCCGGTATTGGAAAAGAGACTGCAATA GAATGTGCCAAACGAGGTGCCTGGGTCTACATGGGCTGCCGGGACGTCAACCGGATGGAGAAAGCCCGGCAGGAGATCCTGGACGCATCCGGTAGCCAGAATGTGTTTGCCCTGGAGCTGGATCTGGCTTCGTTTGAGTCGATTAGAAAATTTGTTAGAAC gtTCCTAAGCATGGAGCGAAGGCTCCACGTGCTGATCAACAACGCGGGGGTGATGGCCTGTCCCAAGGACTACACCAAGGATGGGTTCGAGCTGCATTTCGGAACCAACCATCTGGGTCACTTCCTGCTCACCAATCTCCTGTTGGATATACTTAAGAAAACGGCCCCGAGCCGGATCATCACGGTGGCCAGTTTGGGCCACAAGTGGGGCCGCATAGATAAGGACGATATCAATAGTGAAAAAGATTACGACAAATGGGCCGCGTACACGCAGAGCAAGCTGTGTAATGTCCTATTTTCGCGGCATCTGGCCAAAAGGTTAAGGGGAACTGGAGTGCATACCTACTGCGTGCATCCGGGCACGGTCGACACTGAACTGCTGCGGTACTTCAACAAATGCTTGAG AATTTTCCTGAAGCCGCTGATGTGGATATTCTTCAAATCGCCCAAATCGGGAGCCCAAACGACGCTGTTCTGCGCCATGGAACCGTCGATCGCGAGCCACACCGGCAAGTATTACAGCGACTGTAAGCTCAAGGAACCGGAACCGCACGGCAAGGATGACGCCATGGCCGAATGGCTCTGGAACATCAGCGAAAAGCTGACCGGGCTGGGgcacaacaacagcagcagtcaTCATCATCTGCAACCGCACCACGGGGCCCACAGTAAAAAGAAGGAAACGGTATCATAG
- the LOC129751648 gene encoding retinol dehydrogenase 11-like isoform X2, with product MVAKYDDTFMIVSICLAAGIITFALIYFLRKYFQGGQFKNKDIRLEPKVVIITGANSGIGKETAIECAKRGAWVYMGCRDVNRMEKARQEILDASGSQNVFALELDLASFESIRKFVRTFLSMERRLHVLINNAGVMACPKDYTKDGFELHFGTNHLGHFLLTNLLLDILKKTAPSRIITVASLGHKWGRIDKDDINSEKDYDKWAAYTQSKLCNVLFSRHLAKRLRGTGVHTYCVHPGTVDTELLRYFNKCLRIFLKPLMWIFFKSPKSGAQTTLFCAMEPSIASHTGKYYSDCKLKEPEPHGKDDAMAEWLWNISEKLTGLGHNNSSSHHHLQPHHGAHSKKKETVS from the exons ATGGTCGCCAAGTACGACGATACCTTCATGATCGTCAGCATCTGTCTGGCCGCTGGCATCATCACCTTCGCGCTCATCTACTTTCTCAG aaaatactTTCAAGGTGGCCAGTTTAAAAACAAAGACATTCGATTAGAGCCCAAAGTTGTCATCATCACAGGTGCCAACTCCGGTATTGGAAAAGAGACTGCAATA GAATGTGCCAAACGAGGTGCCTGGGTCTACATGGGCTGCCGGGACGTCAACCGGATGGAGAAAGCCCGGCAGGAGATCCTGGACGCATCCGGTAGCCAGAATGTGTTTGCCCTGGAGCTGGATCTGGCTTCGTTTGAGTCGATTAGAAAATTTGTTAGAAC gtTCCTAAGCATGGAGCGAAGGCTCCACGTGCTGATCAACAACGCGGGGGTGATGGCCTGTCCCAAGGACTACACCAAGGATGGGTTCGAGCTGCATTTCGGAACCAACCATCTGGGTCACTTCCTGCTCACCAATCTCCTGTTGGATATACTTAAGAAAACGGCCCCGAGCCGGATCATCACGGTGGCCAGTTTGGGCCACAAGTGGGGCCGCATAGATAAGGACGATATCAATAGTGAAAAAGATTACGACAAATGGGCCGCGTACACGCAGAGCAAGCTGTGTAATGTCCTATTTTCGCGGCATCTGGCCAAAAGGTTAAGGGGAACTGGAGTGCATACCTACTGCGTGCATCCGGGCACGGTCGACACTGAACTGCTGCGGTACTTCAACAAATGCTTGAG AATTTTCCTGAAGCCGCTGATGTGGATATTCTTCAAATCGCCCAAATCGGGAGCCCAAACGACGCTGTTCTGCGCCATGGAACCGTCGATCGCGAGCCACACCGGCAAGTATTACAGCGACTGTAAGCTCAAGGAACCGGAACCGCACGGCAAGGATGACGCCATGGCCGAATGGCTCTGGAACATCAGCGAAAAGCTGACCGGGCTGGGgcacaacaacagcagcagtcaTCATCATCTGCAACCGCACCACGGGGCCCACAGTAAAAAGAAGGAAACGGTATCATAG